In Bradyrhizobium sp. CCBAU 051011, the following are encoded in one genomic region:
- the lipA gene encoding lipoyl synthase — translation MTVVLDLLNNDPREKMRPERQRHPEKANRPDTPIQSKPAWIRVKAPGSAEWAETKRIVRENKLVTVCEEASCPNIGECWAKKHATFMIMGDTCTRACAFCNVRTGLPGPLDADEPNKVAEAVAKLGLEHVVVTSVDRDDLADGGAAHFAATIAAIRATSPGTTVEILTPDFLRKKGALETVVAAKPDVFNHNLETVPSKYLTVRPGARYFHSVRLLQRVKELDAQIFTKSGIMAGLGEERSEVLQLMDDLRSADVDFLTIGQYLQPTRKHHAVMRFVPPDEFEAYEKVAYAKGFLLVSATPLTRSSHHAGDDFRKLRERRRG, via the coding sequence ATGACTGTCGTGCTCGACCTCCTCAATAACGATCCGCGAGAGAAGATGCGGCCCGAGAGGCAACGCCACCCTGAAAAGGCCAACCGCCCCGACACGCCCATACAGAGCAAGCCTGCGTGGATCCGCGTGAAAGCACCCGGCTCCGCCGAATGGGCCGAGACGAAGCGCATCGTGCGCGAGAACAAACTCGTCACCGTCTGCGAGGAAGCCAGTTGTCCCAATATTGGCGAGTGCTGGGCGAAGAAGCACGCGACCTTCATGATCATGGGCGATACGTGCACGCGCGCCTGCGCGTTCTGCAACGTCCGCACCGGTCTGCCCGGTCCGCTCGACGCCGATGAGCCGAACAAGGTCGCCGAAGCGGTGGCCAAGCTGGGACTGGAGCATGTCGTCGTTACCTCGGTCGATCGTGACGACCTTGCCGACGGCGGTGCCGCGCATTTCGCTGCGACGATTGCCGCCATCCGCGCTACAAGCCCGGGTACGACCGTCGAAATCCTGACTCCGGATTTTCTCCGCAAGAAGGGCGCGCTCGAAACCGTCGTTGCGGCGAAACCCGATGTGTTCAACCACAATCTGGAGACGGTGCCATCGAAATATCTGACGGTGCGGCCTGGCGCGCGCTATTTCCATTCGGTGCGGCTGCTGCAGCGCGTGAAGGAACTCGACGCGCAGATCTTCACCAAGTCCGGGATCATGGCCGGCCTCGGCGAAGAGCGCAGCGAAGTCCTGCAGTTGATGGACGACCTTCGTTCCGCCGACGTCGATTTCCTGACCATCGGCCAGTATCTCCAGCCCACGCGCAAGCACCACGCTGTCATGCGCTTCGTGCCCCCTGACGAATTCGAGGCCTATGAGAAGGTCGCCTACGCCAAGGGCTTTCTGCTGGTCTCCGCCACGCCGCTGACGCGTTCCTCGCACCACGCCGGAGACGACTTCCGCAAACTACGCGAGCGCCGGCGTGGCTAG
- the aceE gene encoding pyruvate dehydrogenase (acetyl-transferring), homodimeric type: MKVADAQDLDPQETREWLDALSAVRGHRGNDRAEFVVNAVLDAARRGGLQVEQSLTTPYCNTIPPDRQPALPGDRAIEHKLRSIIRWNALAIVLRANKESSELGGHIASFQSAATLYDIGYGHFWHAPTDSHGGDLIFVQGHCSPGIYARAFLEGRLSEEQLLSFRQETGGEGLSSYPHPWLMPDFWQFPTVSMGLGPLMAIYQARFLKYLQNHKLAETSNRKVWAFMGDGETDEPESLGAISLAGRENLDNLIFVINCNLQRLDGPVRGNGKIVQELESVFRGAGWNVIKVLWGSGWDRLLEKDTSGLLLKRMEECVDGEYQDFKSKSGAYIREHFFGKYDELKQLVADMSDDEIWKLARGGHDPEKVFAAYAAAVNHKGQPTVILPKTVKGYGMGESGEGQMIAHQAKKMTQDALRGFRDRFQVPVADNDLAKVPFLRLPEDSPEMKYFRAQREKLGGSLPQRRRKSASLQIPPLSTFQRLLDATGDREISTTMAFVQMLGTLVRDKAIGKHIVPIVPDESRTFGMEGMFRQLGIYSSVGQLYRPQDADQLMYYREDKSGQVLQEGINEGGAMSSWIVAATSYSTNNVPMIPFYIYYSMFGLQRVGDLAWLAGDMRARGFLLGGTAGRTTLNGEGLQHEDGHSHVLASTIPNCISYDPTFAYEVVTIVREGMRRMYEAQEDVYYYITLMNENYPHPSLADAGKRAEEGILKGLYLLKSGGETPKKGLRVQLVGSGTILREVIAAAGLLKADFGVTADVWSATSFNELRRDGMASERWNLLHPTEPRRKSWVETQLDGHPGPVVASTDYMRNYPDQIREYVQAAGRRYVVLGTDGFGRSDYRVKLRKFFEVDRHYVAVAALKALADDGAIKPAVVADAIAKYKIDAGRAAPWTV; this comes from the coding sequence ATGAAGGTCGCGGACGCGCAAGATCTGGATCCGCAGGAAACCCGGGAGTGGCTGGATGCCTTGTCGGCAGTCCGGGGCCATCGCGGCAATGACCGGGCCGAGTTCGTCGTCAACGCGGTGCTGGACGCCGCACGGCGTGGCGGCCTTCAGGTAGAGCAGTCGCTGACGACGCCCTACTGCAACACGATCCCGCCGGATCGGCAGCCGGCACTGCCGGGCGATCGCGCGATCGAGCACAAGCTTCGCTCGATCATCCGGTGGAACGCCCTTGCGATCGTTCTGCGCGCCAACAAGGAGAGCTCGGAGCTTGGCGGCCATATCGCGAGCTTTCAGTCGGCTGCGACGCTCTACGATATCGGCTACGGCCACTTCTGGCACGCGCCGACAGACAGCCATGGCGGCGATCTGATCTTCGTGCAGGGGCACTGCTCGCCTGGCATCTACGCGCGCGCCTTTCTCGAAGGGCGGCTGAGCGAGGAACAGCTTCTCAGCTTCAGGCAGGAGACCGGCGGCGAGGGCTTGTCGAGCTATCCGCACCCTTGGCTCATGCCGGATTTCTGGCAGTTCCCGACGGTGTCGATGGGACTGGGGCCCTTGATGGCGATCTATCAGGCCCGGTTCCTGAAGTATCTCCAGAACCACAAGCTGGCCGAGACATCGAATCGCAAGGTCTGGGCCTTCATGGGCGACGGCGAAACCGACGAGCCGGAATCGCTCGGCGCGATTTCGCTCGCCGGCCGCGAAAATCTCGACAATCTGATCTTCGTCATCAACTGCAACCTCCAGCGGCTCGACGGGCCCGTCCGTGGCAACGGCAAGATCGTCCAGGAGCTCGAGAGTGTTTTCCGCGGCGCCGGCTGGAACGTCATCAAGGTGCTGTGGGGCTCGGGCTGGGATCGTCTGCTCGAAAAGGACACGAGCGGATTGCTGCTGAAGCGCATGGAGGAGTGCGTCGACGGCGAGTATCAGGATTTCAAGAGCAAGAGCGGCGCCTATATCCGCGAGCACTTCTTCGGCAAGTACGATGAACTGAAACAGCTTGTCGCCGACATGAGCGACGATGAGATCTGGAAGCTCGCGCGCGGCGGCCATGATCCGGAAAAGGTCTTCGCGGCCTACGCAGCAGCGGTAAACCACAAGGGCCAGCCGACGGTGATCCTGCCGAAAACCGTCAAGGGCTACGGCATGGGCGAATCCGGCGAAGGCCAGATGATCGCGCATCAGGCTAAGAAGATGACGCAGGACGCGCTGCGCGGCTTCCGCGACCGCTTCCAGGTGCCGGTTGCCGACAATGACCTGGCGAAGGTCCCTTTCCTCCGCCTGCCGGAAGACAGCCCGGAGATGAAGTATTTCCGCGCACAGCGCGAAAAGCTCGGCGGCAGCCTGCCGCAGCGCCGGCGCAAGTCTGCCTCCCTGCAAATTCCGCCGCTGTCGACGTTCCAGCGGCTGCTCGACGCTACCGGCGACCGCGAGATCTCGACCACGATGGCCTTCGTGCAGATGCTCGGCACCCTCGTGCGCGACAAGGCGATCGGCAAGCACATCGTGCCGATCGTGCCGGACGAATCCCGTACCTTCGGCATGGAGGGCATGTTCCGCCAGCTCGGCATCTATTCGTCGGTCGGCCAGCTCTACCGGCCGCAGGATGCCGATCAGCTGATGTACTACCGCGAGGACAAGAGCGGGCAGGTTCTGCAGGAGGGCATCAACGAAGGCGGCGCCATGTCGAGCTGGATCGTCGCCGCGACGTCCTACAGCACGAACAACGTGCCGATGATTCCGTTCTATATCTACTATTCGATGTTCGGTCTGCAGCGCGTCGGCGACCTCGCCTGGCTCGCCGGCGACATGCGTGCACGCGGGTTCCTGCTCGGCGGTACCGCCGGGCGCACCACGCTCAACGGCGAAGGGCTGCAGCATGAGGACGGCCACAGCCACGTCCTCGCCAGCACTATCCCGAACTGCATCTCCTACGATCCGACCTTTGCCTATGAGGTCGTGACGATCGTCCGCGAAGGCATGCGCCGCATGTACGAAGCGCAGGAGGATGTCTACTACTACATCACGCTGATGAACGAGAACTATCCGCATCCCTCGCTCGCCGACGCCGGCAAGAGGGCGGAGGAGGGAATTCTCAAGGGACTCTATCTCCTGAAGAGCGGCGGCGAGACGCCGAAGAAGGGGCTTCGCGTCCAGCTCGTCGGCTCGGGAACGATCCTGCGCGAGGTGATCGCGGCCGCCGGTCTGCTGAAGGCGGACTTCGGCGTCACCGCTGACGTCTGGAGCGCGACCAGCTTCAACGAACTGCGCCGTGACGGTATGGCGTCAGAGCGCTGGAACCTGCTGCACCCGACCGAGCCGCGCCGCAAGAGCTGGGTGGAAACGCAGCTTGATGGACATCCCGGGCCGGTCGTGGCCTCCACCGACTACATGCGCAACTACCCCGATCAGATTCGGGAATATGTGCAAGCGGCCGGGCGTCGATACGTCGTGCTCGGCACGGACGGTTTTGGCCGCAGCGACTATCGCGTAAAGCTGCGAAAATTCTTCGAGGTCGACCGGCATTACGTCGCCGTCGCTGCGCTCAAGGCGCTCGCCGACGACGGAGCGATCAAGCCGGCAGTCGTGGCCGACGCCATCGCCAAATACAAAATCGACGCCGGGCGTGCTGCGCCCTGGACCGTGTGA
- a CDS encoding dihydrolipoyllysine-residue acetyltransferase: protein MSGLIDIKVPDIGDFKDVPVIEVFVKPGDRVKAEDPLVALESDKATMEVPSPREGVVKSVIAKVGDKVSEGAVIVQFEGAGAEQAEARPVVSAPPSPVSAPAGVAEVRVPDIGDFKDVPVIEIFVKPGDSVKAEDPLIALESDKATMEVPAPLSGTVREIKVKTGDKVSEGSIILSLATGAAPLQADIPPVSPPASSSATAAGTAVVGAFDEKSFALAYAGPAVRKLARELGVDLGKVKGSGNHGRTLREDVEAFGKGGAAPAKPQAATASGGGVGGIDLLPWPKVDFAKFGPVERKELGRIKKISAANLHRNWVVIPHVTTHDEADITDLEQFRVQMNKELEKSGVKLSLLPFMVKAAVATLQKFPEFNASLDGDALVYKNYWHIGFAADTPNGLMVPVIRDADKKSVPEIAKEMNALAKLAREGKIKPDQMQGGTFSISSLGGIGGIYFTPIINAPEVAIMGVCKGYWKQHSSDGKTSDWRLTLPLSLSWDHRVIDGAAAARFNVYFASVLADLRRVLF from the coding sequence ATGAGTGGTCTGATCGACATCAAGGTTCCCGACATCGGTGACTTCAAGGACGTCCCGGTAATCGAGGTCTTCGTCAAGCCGGGCGACAGGGTGAAGGCCGAGGATCCGCTGGTTGCGCTGGAGTCGGACAAGGCGACCATGGAGGTGCCGTCGCCGCGCGAGGGCGTGGTGAAGTCGGTGATCGCCAAGGTTGGCGACAAGGTAAGCGAAGGCGCTGTGATCGTGCAGTTCGAGGGCGCCGGCGCGGAGCAGGCCGAGGCTCGCCCTGTCGTCAGCGCTCCGCCGTCGCCGGTCAGCGCACCGGCTGGAGTCGCCGAGGTGCGCGTCCCCGATATCGGCGACTTCAAGGACGTTCCGGTCATCGAAATCTTCGTCAAACCCGGCGATAGCGTGAAAGCGGAGGATCCGCTGATCGCGCTCGAGTCGGACAAAGCGACGATGGAAGTGCCGGCGCCTCTCTCGGGCACCGTGCGCGAGATCAAGGTCAAGACCGGCGACAAGGTCAGCGAAGGCTCGATCATCCTGTCGCTCGCAACTGGGGCAGCACCTTTGCAGGCCGACATCCCTCCCGTGTCACCGCCTGCGTCCTCGTCGGCCACCGCCGCTGGAACGGCGGTGGTCGGCGCCTTTGACGAAAAAAGCTTCGCGCTCGCCTATGCCGGTCCGGCGGTGCGCAAGCTGGCGCGCGAACTGGGCGTCGATCTCGGCAAGGTGAAGGGCTCGGGCAATCACGGCCGTACTCTGCGTGAAGACGTCGAGGCCTTCGGTAAGGGCGGCGCGGCGCCGGCCAAGCCGCAAGCAGCGACCGCAAGCGGAGGCGGCGTTGGCGGCATTGACCTTCTGCCCTGGCCCAAGGTCGATTTCGCAAAATTCGGGCCGGTCGAGCGCAAGGAGCTCGGCCGCATCAAGAAGATTTCCGCGGCCAATCTGCACCGCAACTGGGTCGTCATCCCGCACGTCACGACCCACGACGAGGCTGATATCACCGATCTCGAACAATTCCGTGTTCAGATGAACAAGGAGCTGGAGAAGAGCGGCGTAAAGCTCTCGCTCCTGCCGTTCATGGTCAAAGCCGCTGTAGCGACGCTGCAGAAGTTCCCGGAATTCAATGCGAGCCTCGATGGCGACGCGCTCGTCTACAAGAACTACTGGCACATCGGCTTTGCCGCTGATACGCCGAATGGCCTGATGGTGCCGGTCATCCGCGATGCCGACAAGAAATCGGTGCCGGAAATCGCCAAGGAGATGAACGCCCTCGCCAAGCTCGCGCGCGAAGGCAAGATCAAGCCCGACCAGATGCAGGGCGGGACTTTCTCGATCTCCTCGCTCGGCGGCATCGGCGGCATCTATTTCACGCCGATCATCAACGCGCCCGAGGTCGCGATCATGGGCGTCTGCAAGGGCTACTGGAAGCAGCACTCCTCCGACGGCAAGACATCGGACTGGCGGCTGACGCTACCGCTGTCACTGTCCTGGGATCACCGCGTCATCGACGGCGCCGCGGCGGCGCGCTTCAACGTGTACTTCGCCAGCGTGCTCGCCGATTTGCGGCGCGTGCTGTTCTGA
- the lpdA gene encoding dihydrolipoyl dehydrogenase yields MAQQIEVKVPDIGDFKDVAVIEVMVKPGETVAVDTSLIMVESDKASMEIPSSHAGVVKEVRVKVDDKVSEGSTILVLEAESAAAAPKPAPAAQPAATASPPPAAPSAASYSGKADIECDMLVLGAGPGGYSAAFRAADLGMKTVLVERYDTLGGVCLNVGCIPSKALLHTASVIDEVRHLPDHGISFGAPQIELGKLRAFKDGVIKKLTGGLAGMAKARKVEVATGVGAFLDPHHLEIVSAGGKKTVKFAHAIIAAGSQAVKLPFLPEDPRIVDSTGALELKSIPKRMLVIGGGIIGLEMATVYSTLGARIDVVEMLDGLMQGADRDLVKVWEKMNAGRFEKVMLKTRTVGAKATEAGIEVSFEGEQAPAGSQVYDLVLVSIGRSPNGKKIGAEKAGIAVTERGFIDVDKQMRTNVAHIFAIGDIVGQPMLAHKAVHEAHVAAEVAHGEKSYFDARQIPSVAYTDPEVAWAGRTEEQCKAEGIKIGKAVFPWAASGRAIANGRDEGFTKLLFDTTTHRVIGGGIVGTHAGDLISEICLAIEMGCEPADIGKTIHPHPTLGESIGMAAEVFEGHCTDLPPQTKK; encoded by the coding sequence ATGGCTCAGCAGATCGAAGTGAAGGTCCCCGATATCGGCGACTTCAAGGACGTTGCGGTGATCGAGGTCATGGTGAAGCCCGGCGAGACCGTCGCGGTCGACACCAGCCTCATCATGGTCGAGTCCGACAAGGCGTCGATGGAGATTCCGTCCTCGCATGCCGGCGTCGTCAAGGAGGTCAGGGTCAAGGTTGACGACAAAGTCAGCGAAGGCTCGACAATCCTCGTGCTGGAGGCGGAGAGCGCGGCGGCCGCGCCCAAACCCGCGCCAGCAGCGCAGCCGGCGGCGACCGCCAGCCCGCCGCCGGCTGCACCTTCCGCCGCGTCCTATTCCGGCAAGGCGGATATCGAATGCGACATGCTGGTGCTGGGTGCCGGTCCCGGCGGTTACTCGGCTGCCTTCCGCGCCGCCGATCTCGGCATGAAGACCGTGCTGGTAGAGCGTTACGATACGCTCGGAGGCGTGTGTCTCAATGTCGGCTGTATCCCGAGCAAGGCGCTGCTGCATACGGCGTCCGTGATCGACGAGGTCAGGCATCTCCCCGACCATGGCATTTCTTTTGGAGCACCGCAGATTGAGCTTGGCAAGCTGCGCGCGTTCAAGGACGGCGTGATCAAGAAACTGACGGGCGGCCTCGCCGGCATGGCGAAGGCACGCAAGGTCGAGGTTGCGACCGGCGTCGGCGCCTTCCTCGACCCGCATCATCTCGAGATTGTCTCGGCCGGAGGCAAGAAGACGGTCAAGTTCGCCCACGCCATCATCGCTGCCGGCAGCCAGGCCGTGAAACTGCCGTTTCTGCCTGAGGATCCGCGCATCGTCGATTCGACCGGCGCGCTGGAGCTGAAATCGATCCCTAAGCGCATGCTGGTGATCGGCGGCGGCATCATCGGACTCGAAATGGCGACGGTCTATTCGACGCTCGGCGCGCGCATCGACGTTGTCGAAATGCTCGACGGCCTGATGCAGGGGGCCGACCGTGACCTGGTCAAGGTCTGGGAGAAGATGAACGCGGGCCGTTTCGAGAAGGTCATGCTGAAGACCAGGACGGTGGGCGCGAAGGCGACCGAGGCCGGAATCGAGGTGAGCTTCGAGGGCGAGCAGGCGCCCGCCGGATCGCAGGTCTACGACCTCGTTCTCGTGTCGATCGGCCGCAGCCCGAACGGCAAGAAGATCGGCGCTGAAAAGGCCGGAATCGCGGTGACCGAGCGCGGCTTCATCGATGTCGACAAGCAGATGCGCACCAACGTGGCGCACATCTTCGCGATCGGAGACATCGTCGGGCAACCCATGCTGGCGCACAAGGCTGTGCATGAAGCCCACGTGGCCGCCGAAGTCGCCCACGGCGAAAAGTCGTATTTCGACGCGCGACAGATTCCCTCCGTCGCCTACACCGACCCTGAAGTTGCCTGGGCCGGCAGGACCGAGGAGCAGTGCAAGGCCGAGGGCATCAAGATCGGCAAGGCGGTCTTTCCATGGGCGGCCTCCGGCCGCGCCATCGCCAACGGTCGCGACGAGGGTTTTACCAAGCTGCTGTTCGACACCACGACACACCGCGTCATCGGCGGCGGCATCGTCGGGACGCATGCCGGCGACCTGATCAGCGAAATCTGCCTTGCGATCGAGATGGGCTGCGAGCCGGCCGATATCGGCAAGACCATTCACCCGCATCCGACGCTTGGAGAGTCCATCGGCATGGCGGCCGAAGTGTTCGAGGGTCATTGCACGGACCTGCCGCCGCAGACGAAAAAGTGA